The Comamonas sp. GB3 AK4-5 genome includes a region encoding these proteins:
- a CDS encoding YhbY family RNA-binding protein, giving the protein MPQIELTPAERREHRANAHHLDPVVLIGGDGLTPAVQKEVDAALNAHGLIKVRVFGDERATREQIYQQLCDELNAAPIQHIGKLLVLWRPIPEKEKAFDEDRMPGPRDVKVLKFGKAGQRPEVKQLRVLGNQRLTAGGQIKRAKPKQKSVKKGRLG; this is encoded by the coding sequence ATGCCCCAAATTGAATTGACTCCCGCAGAGCGCCGGGAACACCGCGCCAACGCCCACCACCTGGACCCCGTGGTCCTCATCGGTGGCGACGGCCTCACCCCTGCCGTCCAGAAGGAAGTGGACGCCGCGCTCAACGCCCATGGCCTGATCAAGGTCCGTGTCTTCGGCGACGAGCGCGCCACCCGTGAACAGATCTACCAGCAGCTGTGCGACGAGCTGAACGCGGCCCCCATCCAACACATCGGCAAGCTGCTGGTGCTGTGGCGCCCTATCCCCGAAAAGGAAAAGGCCTTTGATGAAGACCGCATGCCCGGCCCGCGTGACGTCAAGGTGCTGAAGTTCGGCAAAGCCGGCCAGCGCCCTGAAGTCAAGCAGCTGCGCGTGCTGGGCAACCAGCGCCTGACGGCCGGCGGCCAGATCAAGCGTGCCAAGCCCAAGCAAAAATCCGTCAAGAAGGGCCGACTGGGCTGA
- the rnhB gene encoding ribonuclease HII codes for MRSKKSLPSPLLEQESLPWHPPGLVAGVDEAGRGPLAGPVVAAAVILDDQNPIAGLNDSKKLTARKREQLFDEIRAKALCFCIAQASVQEIDRLNILQATLLAMRRAVLGLRLKPVRVLVDGNQLPTLEVPAEAIVQGDALVQAISAASILAKVTRDRWCDQLDVQYPQYGFAAHKGYGTAVHLAALREHGATVEHRSSFAPVAKVLQSGVLCVGLQPAPIACESGVSALRAGGMAQASLYS; via the coding sequence ATGCGATCGAAAAAATCATTGCCATCCCCGCTGCTTGAGCAAGAAAGCCTGCCCTGGCATCCGCCCGGGTTGGTCGCAGGGGTGGACGAAGCCGGGCGTGGCCCGCTGGCCGGCCCTGTGGTGGCCGCAGCCGTCATCCTGGACGACCAGAACCCCATCGCCGGCCTGAACGACTCCAAAAAACTCACGGCCCGCAAGCGCGAGCAGTTGTTCGATGAAATCCGTGCCAAGGCCCTGTGCTTTTGCATTGCCCAGGCCTCGGTGCAGGAGATCGACAGGCTCAACATCCTGCAAGCCACCTTGCTGGCCATGCGCCGCGCCGTGCTGGGCCTGCGGCTCAAGCCGGTGCGTGTGCTTGTTGATGGCAACCAGCTGCCCACGCTGGAGGTGCCGGCCGAGGCCATTGTGCAGGGCGATGCGCTGGTGCAGGCGATTTCGGCAGCTTCCATTCTGGCCAAGGTGACACGTGACCGCTGGTGTGACCAGCTCGATGTGCAATATCCCCAGTACGGTTTTGCCGCCCACAAGGGCTATGGCACGGCCGTGCACCTGGCCGCGCTGCGCGAGCATGGTGCGACGGTGGAGCACCGCAGCTCTTTTGCCCCCGTGGCCAAGGTGCTGCAGTCGGGTGTCTTGTGTGTCGGCCTGCAGCCCGCTCCCATTGCCTGCGAAAGCGGTGTCTCGGCCTTGCGTGCGGGGGGCATGGCGCAGGCTTCGCTGTATTCCTGA
- the greA gene encoding transcription elongation factor GreA, producing MATIPITKRGAEKLKEELQRLKTVERPAVIQAIAEARAQGDLSENAEYESAKEHQGFIEGRIAEIESKLSSAQVIEPSSVDAGGRVVFGATVELEDEDSGAAVTYQIVGEDEADLKLGLINISSPIARALIGKEEGDVAVVQAPGGERRYEVVAVKYL from the coding sequence ATGGCCACCATTCCCATTACCAAGCGCGGCGCAGAGAAGCTCAAGGAAGAGTTGCAGCGCCTGAAGACCGTGGAGCGTCCTGCCGTGATCCAGGCGATTGCCGAGGCACGTGCCCAGGGCGATCTGAGCGAGAACGCCGAATACGAATCCGCCAAGGAACACCAGGGCTTTATCGAAGGCCGCATTGCCGAGATCGAAAGCAAGCTGTCCTCGGCCCAGGTCATCGAGCCCTCGTCGGTGGACGCAGGTGGTCGCGTGGTGTTTGGCGCCACCGTGGAGCTGGAAGACGAAGACAGCGGCGCCGCCGTGACCTACCAGATCGTGGGTGAGGACGAGGCCGACCTGAAGCTGGGCCTGATCAACATCTCCAGCCCCATTGCCCGCGCGCTGATTGGCAAGGAAGAGGGCGATGTCGCCGTGGTGCAGGCCCCGGGTGGCGAGCGCCGCTACGAAGTGGTGGCGGTCAAGTACCTGTAA
- the ftsH gene encoding ATP-dependent zinc metalloprotease FtsH, with protein sequence MNNQWFSKVAVWLVIAMVLFTVFKQFDTRGGASAGYVGYSDFLEDVRSNRIKSVTIQESPGGTEIMAVTNDDRRIRSTATYLDRGLVGDLISNNVKFDVKPREEGSLLMSLLISWGPMLLLIGVWVYFMRQMQGGGKGGAFSFGKSKARMLDENNNTVTFADVAGCDEAKEEVKEVVDFLKDPNKFQKLGGRIPRGLLLVGPPGTGKTLLAKSIAGEAKVPFFSISGSDFVEMFVGVGAARVRDMFENAKKNAPCIIFIDEIDAVGRQRGAGMGGGNDEREQTLNQMLVEMDGFETNMGVIVVAATNRPDILDAALLRPGRFDRQVYVTLPDVRGREQILNVHMRKIPVGQDVNPNIIARGTPGMSGADLANLCNEAALMAARRNARTVEMQDFEKAKDKIIMGPERKSMVMPEEERRNTAYHEAGHALIGKLLPKCDPVHKVTIIPRGRALGVTMSLPEKDRYSYDKEFMLNQIAMLFGGRIAEEVFMHQMTTGASNDFERATQIARDMVTRYGMTDALGPMVYAEQEGEPFLGRSMSKPSNISEETMQKVDAEVRRIIDEQYTLARKLIEDNSDKMHAMAKAMLEWETIDAEQLDDIMAGKEPRPPKDWVPRNPPSNSNDGGTSGGTPAVDPDTTAPSAV encoded by the coding sequence TTGAACAATCAGTGGTTTTCTAAAGTTGCCGTATGGCTTGTCATCGCCATGGTGCTGTTTACGGTGTTCAAACAGTTCGACACGCGTGGCGGGGCCAGTGCGGGCTATGTGGGCTATTCCGATTTTCTGGAAGATGTGCGCAGCAACCGCATCAAGAGCGTGACGATCCAGGAAAGCCCGGGCGGCACGGAGATCATGGCCGTCACCAACGACGATCGCCGCATCCGCTCCACGGCCACCTACCTGGACCGTGGTCTGGTGGGTGATCTGATCAGCAACAACGTCAAGTTTGACGTCAAGCCGCGCGAAGAAGGTTCGCTGCTGATGAGCCTGCTGATCAGCTGGGGCCCCATGCTGCTGTTGATCGGCGTCTGGGTGTACTTCATGCGCCAGATGCAGGGCGGCGGCAAGGGCGGCGCGTTCAGCTTTGGCAAGTCCAAGGCGCGCATGCTGGACGAAAACAACAACACCGTGACCTTTGCCGATGTGGCCGGCTGTGATGAGGCCAAGGAAGAGGTCAAGGAGGTCGTGGACTTCCTGAAAGACCCCAACAAGTTCCAGAAGCTGGGCGGCCGCATTCCGCGTGGCCTGCTGCTGGTGGGCCCTCCCGGCACCGGCAAGACCTTGCTGGCCAAGTCGATTGCGGGTGAGGCCAAAGTGCCTTTCTTCAGCATCTCGGGCTCTGACTTTGTGGAAATGTTCGTTGGCGTGGGCGCGGCCCGTGTGCGCGACATGTTCGAGAACGCCAAGAAGAATGCACCTTGCATCATCTTCATCGATGAAATCGACGCCGTGGGCCGCCAGCGCGGCGCCGGCATGGGCGGTGGCAACGACGAGCGCGAGCAGACCCTGAACCAGATGCTGGTCGAGATGGACGGCTTCGAAACCAATATGGGTGTCATCGTGGTGGCCGCCACCAACCGCCCCGATATTCTGGATGCCGCCTTGCTGCGTCCCGGCCGTTTCGACCGCCAGGTCTATGTGACCTTGCCCGACGTGCGTGGCCGCGAGCAAATCCTCAATGTGCACATGCGCAAGATCCCTGTGGGTCAGGATGTGAACCCCAACATCATTGCCCGCGGTACGCCCGGCATGTCGGGTGCTGATCTGGCCAATCTGTGCAACGAGGCCGCCTTGATGGCTGCACGCCGCAATGCGCGCACCGTGGAGATGCAGGACTTCGAAAAGGCCAAGGACAAGATCATCATGGGTCCGGAGCGCAAGTCCATGGTCATGCCCGAGGAAGAGCGCCGCAACACGGCCTACCACGAAGCAGGCCATGCACTGATCGGCAAGCTGCTGCCCAAGTGCGACCCCGTGCACAAGGTCACCATCATCCCGCGTGGTCGCGCCCTGGGCGTGACCATGAGCCTGCCCGAGAAGGACCGCTACTCCTACGACAAGGAGTTCATGCTCAACCAGATCGCCATGTTGTTCGGTGGCCGCATTGCCGAAGAAGTGTTCATGCACCAGATGACCACGGGTGCGAGCAATGACTTCGAGCGTGCCACGCAAATCGCCCGTGACATGGTCACGCGCTACGGCATGACCGATGCACTGGGCCCCATGGTCTATGCCGAGCAGGAGGGCGAGCCCTTCCTGGGCCGCTCCATGAGCAAGCCCAGCAACATCAGCGAAGAGACCATGCAAAAGGTCGACGCCGAGGTGCGCCGCATCATCGACGAGCAGTACACCCTGGCGCGCAAGCTGATCGAGGACAACTCGGACAAGATGCACGCCATGGCCAAGGCCATGCTCGAGTGGGAAACCATTGATGCCGAGCAACTGGACGACATCATGGCCGGCAAGGAGCCGCGTCCGCCCAAGGACTGGGTGCCGCGCAATCCACCGTCCAACAGCAATGACGGTGGCACCAGTGGCGGCACACCTGCGGTGGACCCCGACACAACGGCGCCATCTGCGGTGTAA
- a CDS encoding DUF4149 domain-containing protein — translation MHGLQARLPWLLAALWWGSLTAMGVAVQVLFAHWPRTPAAGAAAALLAAQAWISVACGVLLLVISKKKHAQKQEPWAQDALVFVLGGLLLALLGQYGVLPRALAGQGAVWFYLGLALYALQWLCALCVVWRLTRTPLEQPSASFSQEEDGRA, via the coding sequence ATGCACGGTTTGCAGGCCCGTTTGCCCTGGCTGCTGGCCGCCCTGTGGTGGGGCAGCCTGACGGCCATGGGCGTGGCCGTGCAGGTGTTGTTTGCCCACTGGCCACGCACACCGGCCGCAGGTGCGGCGGCGGCCTTGCTGGCAGCGCAGGCCTGGATTTCCGTAGCATGTGGTGTGCTGCTGCTGGTGATTTCCAAGAAAAAACATGCGCAAAAGCAGGAGCCATGGGCACAGGATGCTCTGGTTTTTGTGCTGGGCGGCTTGCTGCTGGCGCTGCTGGGTCAATACGGCGTGTTGCCGCGCGCGCTGGCCGGGCAAGGTGCTGTCTGGTTCTATCTGGGCCTGGCGCTGTATGCCCTGCAGTGGCTGTGCGCGCTGTGCGTGGTGTGGCGATTGACCAGGACTCCCCTTGAGCAGCCTTCCGCGTCTTTCTCCCAGGAGGAGGACGGCAGAGCGTAG
- a CDS encoding RlmE family RNA methyltransferase: MKIKTKSKKVDKAWLNSHVNDPYVKAAQKDGYRARAAYKLKEIDEAFKLIKPGDIVVDLGCAPGAWSQYLRRRLAPQGAAVGSLQGAIISLDLLPMESIEGVHYIQGDFREGSVLAQLEEAVQGRPVDVVVSDMAPNLSGNGTTDGARVAHLIELAVDFATQHLQPDGALVVKLFHGSGYEELVALFRQTFRVVKPYKPKSSRDRSSETFLIGMGLKP, encoded by the coding sequence ATGAAGATCAAAACCAAAAGCAAGAAAGTGGATAAGGCATGGCTGAACAGCCATGTCAACGATCCCTATGTCAAAGCCGCGCAAAAAGACGGCTACCGCGCCCGTGCGGCCTACAAGTTGAAGGAAATCGACGAGGCATTCAAGCTGATAAAGCCCGGCGACATTGTGGTGGATCTGGGCTGTGCACCCGGTGCCTGGAGCCAGTACCTGCGCCGGCGCCTGGCGCCGCAGGGTGCGGCCGTGGGCTCGCTCCAAGGTGCCATCATCTCACTGGATCTACTGCCCATGGAGTCTATCGAAGGCGTGCACTACATCCAGGGGGATTTCCGCGAAGGAAGCGTGCTGGCCCAGCTCGAGGAGGCTGTGCAGGGACGGCCCGTGGATGTGGTGGTGTCGGATATGGCGCCCAATCTGTCGGGCAACGGGACCACGGACGGTGCCCGCGTGGCGCATTTGATCGAGCTGGCGGTAGACTTTGCCACCCAGCATCTGCAGCCCGATGGGGCGCTGGTGGTCAAACTGTTTCACGGCAGCGGCTATGAGGAGCTGGTGGCGCTGTTCCGCCAGACCTTCCGCGTGGTCAAGCCGTACAAGCCCAAATCTTCGCGCGACAGATCGTCTGAAACATTCCTGATCGGAATGGGTTTAAAGCCCTAA
- a CDS encoding glycosyltransferase, with translation MALNTTSAAPERHILCMKWGTKYGPEYVNRLYAMVRRHLSGDFRFVCLTDNSEGIRPEVQCLPIPSLDLPAGIPERGWTKLTTFAADLHGLKGTALFLDVDVVVTGPLDEFFTHPGEFLIIHDHKRPWRITGNSSVYRFELGAHPDVLEYFRGHFEEIRKQFRNEQAYLSDVLHKQGKLQYWPAAWCPSFKYHGIPSWPTNYWKAPFVPEGARIVIFHGECNPPDALAGRRNRRFRFIKPALWVAEHWRE, from the coding sequence ATGGCACTGAATACGACATCGGCGGCGCCCGAGCGCCACATCCTCTGCATGAAGTGGGGCACCAAGTACGGCCCGGAGTACGTCAACCGTCTCTACGCCATGGTGCGCCGCCATCTCAGCGGTGATTTTCGCTTTGTCTGCCTGACCGACAACAGCGAAGGGATTCGCCCCGAGGTGCAATGCCTGCCCATTCCCTCGCTGGACCTGCCTGCCGGCATTCCCGAGCGCGGCTGGACCAAGCTGACCACCTTTGCCGCCGACCTGCACGGCCTCAAGGGCACGGCCCTGTTTCTGGACGTGGACGTGGTGGTCACCGGCCCTCTGGACGAGTTCTTCACCCACCCGGGTGAATTCCTCATCATCCACGACCACAAGCGGCCCTGGCGCATCACCGGCAATTCGTCGGTGTACCGCTTCGAGCTGGGCGCCCACCCGGATGTGCTGGAATATTTCCGCGGCCACTTCGAGGAAATCCGCAAGCAGTTCCGCAATGAGCAGGCCTATCTGTCGGATGTGCTGCACAAGCAAGGCAAGCTCCAATACTGGCCAGCGGCCTGGTGCCCCAGCTTCAAATACCACGGCATCCCCAGCTGGCCCACCAATTACTGGAAAGCCCCCTTTGTGCCCGAAGGCGCGCGCATCGTCATCTTCCATGGCGAGTGCAACCCGCCCGACGCCCTGGCCGGCCGGCGCAACCGCCGCTTTCGCTTCATCAAGCCCGCTCTGTGGGTGGCCGAGCACTGGCGCGAGTGA
- the carA gene encoding glutamine-hydrolyzing carbamoyl-phosphate synthase small subunit produces MLLSLKGAFPPAILALADGTVFVGNSIGAQGTTVGEVVFNTSLTGYQEILTDPSYCQQIVTLTYPHIGNYGVNPEDVEADKIHAAGLIIKNLPLLASNFRSTQTLSEYLIEGKTVAIADIDTRKLTRLLRDKGAQNGAIVGLAAGEEVTQAKIDQAIAAAKAAPDMKGLDLAKVVTTTKSYPWSQTEWKLGQGYGKLESPKFKVVAYDFGVKTNILRMLAERGCDVTVVPAQTPAKDVLALNPDGVFLSNGPGDPAPCDYAIAAAQEIMAAKKPLFGICLGHQIMALASGAKTFKMQNSHHGANHPVKELDTGRVSITSQNHGFAVELESLPANVRATHISLFDGTLQGLERTDVPAFCFQGHPEASPGPHDIAYLFDRFTALMAKAQEKNNA; encoded by the coding sequence GTGCTTTTGTCTCTCAAGGGAGCCTTCCCACCCGCCATCTTGGCGCTCGCAGACGGCACGGTCTTTGTTGGCAACTCGATTGGTGCGCAAGGCACCACGGTGGGCGAAGTCGTTTTCAACACCTCGCTGACCGGCTACCAGGAAATCCTCACCGACCCCAGCTATTGCCAGCAGATCGTGACTCTCACGTATCCGCATATCGGCAACTATGGCGTCAATCCCGAGGATGTCGAGGCTGACAAGATCCATGCCGCAGGTCTCATCATCAAGAACCTGCCGCTGTTGGCCAGCAACTTCCGCAGCACCCAGACCCTGTCCGAGTACCTGATTGAAGGCAAGACCGTCGCCATCGCCGACATCGACACCCGCAAGCTCACGCGCTTGCTGCGTGACAAGGGGGCGCAAAACGGTGCCATCGTGGGCCTGGCCGCTGGCGAAGAAGTCACCCAAGCCAAGATCGATCAAGCCATCGCTGCAGCCAAGGCCGCCCCCGACATGAAGGGCCTGGACCTGGCCAAGGTGGTGACCACCACCAAGTCCTACCCTTGGAGCCAAACCGAGTGGAAGCTGGGCCAAGGCTACGGCAAGCTCGAGTCGCCCAAGTTCAAGGTCGTGGCCTATGACTTTGGCGTGAAGACCAACATCTTGCGCATGCTGGCCGAGCGCGGCTGCGACGTGACCGTGGTGCCGGCCCAGACGCCCGCCAAGGACGTGCTGGCGCTGAACCCCGATGGCGTGTTCCTGTCCAACGGCCCTGGCGACCCAGCGCCTTGCGACTACGCCATTGCTGCGGCACAAGAGATCATGGCTGCCAAAAAGCCCTTGTTCGGCATCTGCCTGGGCCACCAGATCATGGCCCTGGCCTCGGGCGCCAAGACCTTCAAGATGCAAAACAGCCACCACGGTGCCAACCACCCCGTGAAGGAGCTGGACACCGGCCGCGTCAGCATCACCAGCCAGAACCACGGTTTTGCCGTGGAGCTGGAGTCGCTGCCCGCCAATGTGCGCGCCACCCACATCAGCCTGTTTGACGGCACGCTGCAAGGCCTGGAGCGCACCGATGTGCCCGCCTTCTGCTTCCAGGGCCACCCCGAGGCTTCGCCCGGCCCGCACGACATCGCCTACTTGTTCGACCGCTTCACGGCACTGATGGCCAAGGCCCAGGAGAAAAACAATGCCTAA
- a CDS encoding TrmH family RNA methyltransferase, translated as MTFAAQPMHIKARDNAFVKSLRRLSQDSTAYRKQAQVWLEGDHLCRAALARGLSPQLAVFSESFWPLAPKEWAQAAPKVIVLADALFAEISSLESPAHMGYVMAWDGAAAVRPGVSTVVLDRVQDAGNVGSILRSASAFGFGQVLALKGTAALWSQKVLRAGMGAHFGLHLVESASEADVQALQLPLVVTSSHQGTLIHEADLPWPCAWAMGHEGQGVGEALMQQAQHRISIAQPGGEESLNVGAAAAICLHASSVSMLRRQG; from the coding sequence ATGACTTTCGCTGCCCAGCCCATGCATATAAAGGCGCGTGACAACGCCTTCGTCAAATCCCTGCGCCGCCTGTCCCAGGACAGCACGGCCTACCGCAAACAAGCCCAGGTCTGGCTGGAGGGCGACCATCTGTGCCGTGCTGCATTGGCGCGTGGTCTGTCGCCGCAGCTGGCCGTTTTTTCAGAGTCTTTTTGGCCTCTGGCGCCCAAGGAGTGGGCGCAAGCTGCTCCCAAAGTCATAGTTTTGGCAGATGCCTTGTTTGCCGAAATCAGCAGCCTGGAGTCCCCAGCCCACATGGGCTATGTCATGGCCTGGGATGGTGCGGCCGCCGTGCGCCCCGGCGTCTCCACCGTGGTGCTGGACCGGGTGCAGGACGCAGGCAATGTGGGATCCATCCTGCGCAGTGCATCGGCCTTTGGCTTTGGCCAAGTGCTGGCCCTCAAGGGCACGGCTGCGCTGTGGAGTCAGAAAGTGCTGCGCGCCGGCATGGGCGCGCATTTCGGCCTGCATCTGGTGGAGTCGGCCTCCGAGGCCGATGTGCAGGCCTTGCAGCTGCCTCTGGTGGTGACCAGCTCCCACCAGGGCACCTTGATCCACGAAGCCGATCTGCCCTGGCCTTGCGCCTGGGCCATGGGGCATGAAGGGCAGGGCGTGGGTGAGGCGCTGATGCAGCAGGCCCAGCACCGCATCAGCATTGCCCAGCCTGGGGGGGAAGAGTCGCTGAATGTGGGTGCGGCGGCCGCGATCTGCCTGCATGCCAGCAGCGTCAGCATGCTGCGCCGTCAAGGGTAA
- the carB gene encoding carbamoyl-phosphate synthase large subunit, whose protein sequence is MPKRTDLKSILIIGAGPIVIGQACEFDYSGVQACKALREEGYKVILINSNPATIMTDPATADVTYIEPITWQTVEKIIAKERPDAILPTMGGQTALNCALDLWHNGVLDKYKVELIGAKPEAIDKAEDRLKFKDAMTKIGLGSARSGIAHSMDEAWAVQKEMGFPTVIRPSFTLGGTGGGIAYNSEEFETICKRGLEASPTNELLIEESLLGWKEYEMEVVRDTADNCIIVCSIENLDPMGVHTGDSITVAPAQTLTDKEYQIMRNASLAVLREIGVDTGGSNVQFSVNPKDGRMIVIEMNPRVSRSSALASKATGFPIAKIAAKLAVGFTLDELKNEITGGKTPASFEPSIDYVVTKIPRFAFEKFPTADNRLTTQMKSVGEVMAIGRTFQESFQKALRGLEVGVDGMNEKTQDREILEKELGEPGPERIWYVGDAFAAGWTLDEVHNITKIDKWFLVQIEEIVKIELDLDKHFEAHGDKALSLLDATTLRTLKQKGFSDRRLAKLLHTTDKAVREARKALKVRPVFKRVDTCAAEFASNTAYMYSTYDEECEAAPTNKKKIMVLGGGPNRIGQGIEFDYCCVHAAMAMREDGYESIMVNCNPETVSTDYDTSDRLYFEPLTLEDVLEIVAIEQPVGVIVQYGGQTPLKLALGLEKEGVPIIGTSPDMIDAAEDRERFQKLLNDLGLLQPPNATARTEAEALEKAAGLGYPLVVRPSYVLGGRAMEIVHEQRDLERYMREAVKVSNDSPVLLDHFLSNAIECDVDCVRDSSGAVFIGGVMEHIEQAGVHSGDSACSLPPYYLKPETVAEIKRQTAAMAEGLHVVGLMNVQFAIQERDGQDIIYVLEVNPRASRTVPFVSKATGIQLAKVAARCMVGQTLAEQGVTKEVTPPYFSVKEAVFPFVKFPGVDTILGPEMKSTGEVMGVGKTFGEAFVKSQLGAGVKLPTEGKVFLTVKNNDKARAVVIAKELAAMGFTLCATRGTAAAIAEAGVEVQTVNKVTEGRPHIVDMVKNEEIAMVINTVEERRNAIADSRAIRTSALLARVTTFTTIFGAEAAVDGMKAMRGNLDVYSVQELHAQLAH, encoded by the coding sequence ATGCCTAAGCGCACCGACCTCAAAAGCATTCTGATCATTGGCGCCGGTCCCATCGTGATCGGCCAGGCCTGCGAGTTTGACTACTCCGGCGTGCAGGCCTGCAAGGCGCTGCGCGAAGAGGGTTACAAGGTCATTTTGATCAACAGCAACCCCGCCACGATCATGACCGACCCGGCCACGGCCGACGTCACCTACATCGAGCCCATCACCTGGCAGACGGTCGAGAAGATCATCGCCAAGGAGCGTCCCGACGCCATCCTGCCCACCATGGGCGGCCAGACCGCGCTGAACTGCGCGCTGGACCTGTGGCACAACGGCGTGCTGGACAAGTACAAGGTCGAGCTGATCGGCGCCAAGCCCGAGGCCATCGACAAGGCCGAGGACCGCCTGAAGTTCAAGGACGCCATGACCAAGATCGGTCTGGGCTCCGCGCGCTCCGGCATCGCCCACTCCATGGACGAAGCCTGGGCCGTGCAAAAGGAAATGGGCTTTCCCACCGTGATCCGTCCCAGCTTCACGCTGGGTGGCACGGGTGGCGGCATTGCCTACAACTCGGAAGAGTTCGAGACCATCTGCAAGCGCGGTCTGGAAGCCTCGCCCACCAACGAGCTGCTGATCGAAGAGTCGCTGCTGGGTTGGAAAGAGTACGAGATGGAAGTGGTGCGCGACACCGCCGATAACTGCATCATCGTCTGCTCCATCGAGAACCTGGACCCCATGGGCGTGCACACCGGTGACTCCATCACCGTGGCACCTGCCCAGACGCTGACCGACAAAGAGTACCAAATCATGCGCAATGCCTCGCTGGCAGTGCTGCGTGAAATCGGTGTCGACACCGGTGGCTCCAATGTGCAGTTCTCGGTGAATCCCAAGGACGGTCGCATGATCGTCATCGAGATGAACCCGCGTGTCTCGCGCTCCTCGGCGCTGGCCTCCAAGGCCACGGGCTTCCCCATCGCCAAGATTGCGGCCAAGCTGGCCGTGGGCTTCACGCTGGACGAGCTGAAGAACGAAATCACCGGTGGCAAGACCCCGGCCTCGTTCGAGCCCTCGATCGACTACGTGGTCACCAAGATCCCGCGTTTTGCCTTCGAGAAGTTCCCTACGGCCGATAACCGCCTGACCACGCAGATGAAGTCCGTGGGCGAGGTCATGGCCATCGGCCGTACCTTCCAGGAGTCCTTCCAGAAAGCCCTGCGCGGCCTGGAAGTGGGCGTGGATGGCATGAACGAAAAAACCCAGGACCGCGAAATCCTGGAAAAGGAACTGGGCGAGCCCGGTCCCGAGCGCATCTGGTATGTGGGCGACGCCTTCGCCGCCGGCTGGACGCTGGATGAAGTCCACAACATCACCAAGATCGACAAATGGTTCCTGGTGCAGATCGAAGAGATCGTGAAGATCGAACTCGACCTGGACAAGCATTTTGAAGCCCATGGCGACAAGGCCTTGTCGCTGCTGGACGCCACGACGCTGCGCACGCTGAAGCAAAAAGGCTTCTCCGACCGCCGCCTGGCCAAGCTGCTGCACACCACGGACAAGGCCGTGCGTGAAGCACGCAAGGCCTTGAAGGTGCGCCCCGTGTTCAAGCGCGTGGACACCTGTGCGGCCGAGTTCGCTTCCAACACTGCGTACATGTACTCCACGTACGACGAGGAATGCGAAGCCGCGCCCACCAACAAGAAGAAGATCATGGTGCTGGGCGGTGGCCCCAACCGGATCGGCCAGGGCATCGAGTTTGACTACTGCTGCGTGCACGCCGCCATGGCCATGCGCGAAGACGGCTATGAGTCCATCATGGTCAACTGCAACCCCGAGACCGTGTCCACCGACTACGACACGTCCGATCGCCTGTACTTCGAGCCGCTGACGCTGGAAGACGTGCTGGAAATCGTGGCCATCGAGCAGCCTGTCGGCGTGATCGTGCAGTACGGCGGTCAGACGCCTTTGAAGCTGGCCCTGGGCCTGGAAAAAGAAGGCGTGCCCATCATCGGCACCTCGCCCGACATGATCGACGCGGCCGAAGACCGTGAGCGCTTCCAGAAGTTGCTCAACGACCTGGGCCTGCTGCAGCCGCCGAACGCCACGGCCCGTACCGAAGCCGAAGCGCTGGAAAAGGCCGCCGGCCTGGGCTATCCCCTGGTGGTGCGCCCCAGCTATGTGCTGGGTGGCCGCGCCATGGAAATCGTGCACGAGCAGCGCGATCTGGAGCGCTATATGCGCGAAGCCGTGAAGGTCAGCAACGACTCGCCCGTGCTGCTGGACCACTTCCTGTCCAACGCCATCGAGTGCGATGTGGACTGCGTGCGCGACAGCAGCGGCGCCGTGTTCATCGGCGGCGTGATGGAGCATATCGAGCAAGCCGGCGTGCACAGCGGTGACTCCGCCTGCTCGCTGCCGCCTTACTACTTGAAGCCCGAGACCGTGGCCGAGATCAAGCGCCAGACCGCTGCCATGGCCGAAGGCCTGCATGTGGTGGGTCTGATGAATGTGCAGTTCGCCATCCAGGAGCGTGACGGCCAGGACATCATCTATGTGCTGGAAGTTAATCCCCGCGCCTCGCGCACCGTGCCCTTTGTCTCCAAGGCCACGGGCATCCAGCTGGCCAAGGTGGCGGCACGCTGCATGGTGGGCCAGACCCTGGCCGAGCAGGGCGTGACCAAGGAGGTGACCCCGCCTTACTTCAGCGTCAAGGAAGCCGTCTTCCCCTTTGTGAAGTTCCCCGGTGTGGACACCATCCTCGGCCCCGAGATGAAGTCCACCGGCGAAGTCATGGGCGTGGGCAAGACCTTTGGCGAGGCCTTTGTGAAGAGCCAACTGGGCGCCGGCGTCAAGCTGCCTACCGAAGGCAAGGTCTTCCTCACCGTGAAGAACAATGACAAGGCGCGCGCCGTGGTCATCGCCAAGGAGTTGGCGGCCATGGGCTTCACCCTGTGCGCCACGCGTGGCACGGCGGCTGCAATCGCCGAAGCCGGTGTGGAGGTGCAGACCGTGAACAAGGTCACGGAGGGCCGCCCCCACATCGTGGACATGGTGAAGAACGAAGAGATCGCCATGGTCATCAACACGGTGGAAGAGCGCCGCAATGCGATTGCCGACTCGCGCGCCATCCGTACCAGCGCCCTGCTGGCACGGGTGACCACCTTCACCACCATCTTCGGCGCGGAAGCGGCTGTGGACGGCATGAAGGCCATGCGTGGCAATCTGGATGTGTACTCTGTCCAAGAGCTGCACGCCCAGTTGGCGCATTGA